Proteins from a genomic interval of Paenibacillus sp. FSL R5-0623:
- a CDS encoding cation:proton antiporter: MDMLIFEVGIAVALITLTGLISSRLRFSVIPFYILIGMAVGPHAPQIGIVDLRFIESSTFIEFMGRLGILFLLFYLGLEFSVSRLLKSGKAILTGGMFYVGLNFVSGLLLGWFMDLPLQETLVVCGIMTSSSTAIVAKVLVDLKRTANPETEIIMGMIMFDDLFIAIHISILTGLVLSGATSFLSVLLVSLSALLFIVLFLIIGRKSIKYIDKALNIKSSELFLLTVMTLLFLVAGFSETLHVAEAIGALMMGLVLGESRHVSRIEHQIMPFKDFFGAIFFFSFGLTIEPASLGGAVGMTIIAVILTIASNYGAGMIAGRLAGMSPKASLNVGFTLVSRGEFSIIMANIGKAGGLMASIQSFAVLYVLILAVLGPILTKESPRIYAQYERLRKRMKRRETG, translated from the coding sequence TACGATTTTCGGTCATTCCTTTCTATATCCTGATTGGTATGGCCGTTGGACCACATGCACCACAGATTGGCATAGTGGATTTACGTTTTATCGAAAGTTCGACCTTCATTGAATTTATGGGCAGGCTTGGCATTTTGTTTCTGCTATTTTATCTGGGTTTGGAGTTCTCGGTCTCCCGGTTATTAAAGTCTGGTAAAGCCATTCTGACCGGGGGCATGTTCTATGTTGGTCTGAATTTTGTCTCTGGATTGCTGTTGGGGTGGTTCATGGATCTGCCCCTTCAGGAGACACTTGTTGTCTGCGGGATCATGACCAGCTCTTCTACAGCCATTGTAGCTAAAGTGCTCGTTGATCTGAAACGCACGGCAAACCCTGAAACAGAGATTATTATGGGCATGATCATGTTTGATGACTTGTTCATCGCGATTCATATCTCCATCCTGACCGGGCTTGTGCTCAGCGGGGCAACTTCATTCTTAAGTGTTCTGTTAGTATCGCTGTCTGCCCTGCTGTTTATTGTGCTGTTCCTGATTATTGGCAGGAAAAGCATCAAATATATTGATAAGGCACTGAATATCAAGTCATCAGAGTTGTTTCTGCTTACCGTCATGACACTGCTCTTCCTGGTGGCTGGTTTCTCGGAGACACTGCATGTAGCAGAAGCCATTGGAGCATTGATGATGGGGCTTGTGTTGGGCGAATCAAGACATGTAAGTCGGATTGAACATCAGATCATGCCTTTCAAAGATTTTTTTGGTGCAATTTTCTTCTTCAGTTTTGGCCTGACCATCGAGCCGGCTTCACTTGGCGGAGCTGTTGGGATGACGATTATTGCCGTTATTCTGACGATTGCCAGTAACTATGGTGCAGGTATGATCGCTGGCAGACTGGCTGGAATGAGCCCTAAGGCCTCATTGAATGTGGGCTTTACCCTGGTCTCGCGGGGGGAATTCTCCATTATCATGGCAAACATCGGCAAGGCCGGAGGGCTGATGGCATCCATCCAATCGTTTGCCGTGTTGTATGTGTTAATTCTGGCTGTGCTGGGGCCTATCCTGACGAAAGAATCTCCGCGGATCTATGCTCAGTATGAGCGTCTAAGGAAGCGGATGAAACGAAGGGAAACAGGATGA